The proteins below come from a single Oncorhynchus keta strain PuntledgeMale-10-30-2019 chromosome 1, Oket_V2, whole genome shotgun sequence genomic window:
- the LOC118360651 gene encoding neural cell adhesion molecule 1 isoform X10, with amino-acid sequence MLHAKDIILALLLVGSTVCLEVEITPTQGEISVGESKFFLCEIVGVAKEIDWYSPSGERIEPNKPEITVTRNDESSSTLTLYKAGVDSAGTYKCLATNGDQSAEATVNVKFYQRITFKNAPSPQEFNEGDNANIVCDVISSPPPTIIWKHKGAKIQMEKDVRFKILPNNHLQIRGIKKTDEGSYTCEGRLMARGEIDLKIIRVIINVLPTIRVWQSEVNATAGVGQSAMLTCAADGYPEPMVTWARAGVLLESGDKYSFNKDGSEMTIMEVAKLDEGEYTCIAKNKAGESEQEVSLRVFVKPKITFLLNQSTSEMAEQVTLTCEASGDPTPTINWSFGLRPFTEGEQSLDGNVVVRSDARVSSLTLKYAKFTDAGQYLCSARNAIGVDSQPAYLEVRYAPKIQGSVTVYTWEGNAANISCEVLAHPSDVSMLWLRDGFQLPNANITKAKVFQSPTASYLEVTPESENDFGSYNCTAANEMGTESKEFLLIQADVPSAPSLGGVEPFSSSARMEFQEPDATGGVPVLRYRAEWKTVGRGSWVQMVYDVQGGALSEITITGLKPETNYEVKMSAINGKGEGETSPVVVFKTEPVREPEPPKLEGTLQTKGNSLKVNWLKQDDGGSPITHYLVRYKPKHQADWKPEIRLPSGSEYVVLSGLEWNTEYDVFVVAENQQGKSQPGTLTIRTSPEPAAIPATQGCSSVTYTLISLVMSIVAVLLLS; translated from the exons TTTGTCTGGAAGTGGAGATCACCCCCACCCAGGGAGAGATCAGTGTCGGAGAGTCCAAGTTCTTTCTGTGTGAAA TTGTTGGGGTAGCAAAGGAGATTGACTGGTATTCCCCGAGCGGGGAGAGGATAGAGCCCAACAAACCAGAGATCACCGTAACCCGAAACGACGAGTCTTCGTCCACGCTCACGCTCTACAAGGCCGGGGTGGACAGCGCTGGGACCTACAAGTGTCTGGCCACCAACGGAGACCAGTCAGCAGAAGCCACCGTCAACGTCAAGTTCTACC AAAGGATCACCTTCAAGAACGCCCCCTCCCCCCAAGAGTTCAATGAAGGGGACAACGCCAACATTGTCTGTGACGTCATCAGCTCCCCTCCCCCCACCATCATCTGGAAACACAAAGGAGCGAAGATTCAGATGGAGAAGGATG TCCGCTTTAAGATCCTGCCCAACAACCACCTGCAGATCCGAGGCATCAAAAAGACAGACGAGGGGTCGTACACCTGTGAGGGCCGCCTCATGGCCCGGGGAGAAATTGACCTCAAGATCATTAGGGTCATCATCAACG TGCTCCCTACCATCCGGGTGTGGCAGTCTGAGGTGAATGCCACAGCAGGCGTGGGCCAGTCTGCCATGTTGACCTGTGCTGCTGATGGATACCCAGAGCCCATGGTGACCTGGGCACG aGCCGGTGTTCTTCTGGAGTCAGGAGACAAGTACAGCTTTAATAAGGACGGTTCAGAGATGACCATCATGGAGGTAGCCAAGCTGGATGAGGGAGAGTACACCTGCATCGCTAAGAACAAGGCTGGGGAGAGCGAACAGGAAGTCAGCCTTAGAGTGTTTG TGAAACCTAAGATCACCTTCCTGCTGAACCAGAGCACGTCTGAGATGGCTGAGCAGGTGACTCTGACCTGTGAGGCGTCAGGGGACCCCACCCCCACCATCAACTGGAGCTTTGGCCTGCGCCCCTTCACTGAGGGAGAGCAG AGTCTGGATGGGAACGTCGTAGTGAGGAGTGATGCTCGTGTGTCCTCCCTCACACTGAAGTACGCCAAGTTCACCGACGCTGGCCAGTACCTCTGCTCTGCACGCAACGCCATCGGAGTGGATTCTCAACCCGCCTACCTGGAAGTCCGCT ATGCTCCTAAGATCCAGGGCTCAGTGACAGTGTATACCTGGGAGGGGAATGCAGCTAACATCAGCTGTGAGGTCCTGGCCCACCCCAGTGACGTGTCCATGCTCTGGCTGAGGGACGGGTTTCAGCTTCCCAACGCTAACATCACCAAAGCCAAGGTTTTCCAGAGCCCCACAGCCAGCTACCTGGAG gTCACTCCAGAGTCTGAGAATGACTTCGGGAGCTACAACTGTACTGCTGCCAATGAGATGGGCACAGAATCCAAGGAGTTTCTCCTCATTCAGGCTG atgTCCCGTCAGCCCCGTCCCTCGGGGGGGTGGAGCCGTTCTCCAGCTCAGCCAGGATGGAGTTCCAGGAGCCTGATGCCACAGGGGGTGTACCCGTCCTCCGGTACCGGGCTGAATGGAAGACTGTGGGCAGGGGCAGCTGGGTGCAGATGGTCTATGATGTCCAAGGAG GAGCTCTGAGTGAAATAACCATCACAGGCCTGAAGCCTGAGACCAACTATGAGGTGAAGATGTCAGCCATCAATGGCAAGGGAGAGGGTGAAACTAGCCCCGTTGTGGTCTTCAAGACAGAGCCTGTCc GTGAACCTGAACCGCCTAAGCTGGAGGGAACACTCCAAACAAAAGGCAACTCCCTCAAAGTCAACTGGCTCAAGCAGGACGATGGAGGCTCACCCATCACACACTACCTAGTCCGCTATAAACCA AAGCATCAGGCCGACTGGAAGCCAGAGATCCGGCTGCCCAGTGGCAGTGAGTATGTGGTTCTGAGCGGACTGGAGTGGAACACGGAGTACGATGTGTTTGTGGTGGCAGAGAACCAGCAGGGGAAGTCCCAACCTGGAACCCTGACCATCAGAACCTCTCCAGAACCCGCTGCCATCCCAG CAACCCAAGGCTGTTCGTCTGTGACATACACTCTGATCTCCCTCGTCATGTCCATAGTAGCTGTGTTGCTGCTCTCATAG
- the LOC118360651 gene encoding neural cell adhesion molecule 1 isoform X8, which yields MLHAKDIILALLLVGSTVCLEVEITPTQGEISVGESKFFLCEIVGVAKEIDWYSPSGERIEPNKPEITVTRNDESSSTLTLYKAGVDSAGTYKCLATNGDQSAEATVNVKFYQRITFKNAPSPQEFNEGDNANIVCDVISSPPPTIIWKHKGAKIQMEKDVRFKILPNNHLQIRGIKKTDEGSYTCEGRLMARGEIDLKIIRVIINVLPTIRVWQSEVNATAGVGQSAMLTCAADGYPEPMVTWARAGVLLESGDKYSFNKDGSEMTIMEVAKLDEGEYTCIAKNKAGESEQEVSLRVFVKPKITFLLNQSTSEMAEQVTLTCEASGDPTPTINWSFGLRPFTEGEQAHLNRIYQASWTRPEQHKSLDGNVVVRSDARVSSLTLKYAKFTDAGQYLCSARNAIGVDSQPAYLEVRYAPKIQGSVTVYTWEGNAANISCEVLAHPSDVSMLWLRDGFQLPNANITKAKVFQSPTASYLEVTPESENDFGSYNCTAANEMGTESKEFLLIQADVPSAPSLGGVEPFSSSARMEFQEPDATGGVPVLRYRAEWKTVGRGSWVQMVYDVQGGALSEITITGLKPETNYEVKMSAINGKGEGETSPVVVFKTEPVREPEPPKLEGTLQTKGNSLKVNWLKQDDGGSPITHYLVRYKPKHQADWKPEIRLPSGSEYVVLSGLEWNTEYDVFVVAENQQGKSQPGTLTIRTSPEPAAIPATQGCSSVTYTLISLVMSIVAVLLLS from the exons TTTGTCTGGAAGTGGAGATCACCCCCACCCAGGGAGAGATCAGTGTCGGAGAGTCCAAGTTCTTTCTGTGTGAAA TTGTTGGGGTAGCAAAGGAGATTGACTGGTATTCCCCGAGCGGGGAGAGGATAGAGCCCAACAAACCAGAGATCACCGTAACCCGAAACGACGAGTCTTCGTCCACGCTCACGCTCTACAAGGCCGGGGTGGACAGCGCTGGGACCTACAAGTGTCTGGCCACCAACGGAGACCAGTCAGCAGAAGCCACCGTCAACGTCAAGTTCTACC AAAGGATCACCTTCAAGAACGCCCCCTCCCCCCAAGAGTTCAATGAAGGGGACAACGCCAACATTGTCTGTGACGTCATCAGCTCCCCTCCCCCCACCATCATCTGGAAACACAAAGGAGCGAAGATTCAGATGGAGAAGGATG TCCGCTTTAAGATCCTGCCCAACAACCACCTGCAGATCCGAGGCATCAAAAAGACAGACGAGGGGTCGTACACCTGTGAGGGCCGCCTCATGGCCCGGGGAGAAATTGACCTCAAGATCATTAGGGTCATCATCAACG TGCTCCCTACCATCCGGGTGTGGCAGTCTGAGGTGAATGCCACAGCAGGCGTGGGCCAGTCTGCCATGTTGACCTGTGCTGCTGATGGATACCCAGAGCCCATGGTGACCTGGGCACG aGCCGGTGTTCTTCTGGAGTCAGGAGACAAGTACAGCTTTAATAAGGACGGTTCAGAGATGACCATCATGGAGGTAGCCAAGCTGGATGAGGGAGAGTACACCTGCATCGCTAAGAACAAGGCTGGGGAGAGCGAACAGGAAGTCAGCCTTAGAGTGTTTG TGAAACCTAAGATCACCTTCCTGCTGAACCAGAGCACGTCTGAGATGGCTGAGCAGGTGACTCTGACCTGTGAGGCGTCAGGGGACCCCACCCCCACCATCAACTGGAGCTTTGGCCTGCGCCCCTTCACTGAGGGAGAGCAG GCACATCTAAACAGGATCTATCAG GCCTCTTGGACTCGGCCCGAACAACACAAG AGTCTGGATGGGAACGTCGTAGTGAGGAGTGATGCTCGTGTGTCCTCCCTCACACTGAAGTACGCCAAGTTCACCGACGCTGGCCAGTACCTCTGCTCTGCACGCAACGCCATCGGAGTGGATTCTCAACCCGCCTACCTGGAAGTCCGCT ATGCTCCTAAGATCCAGGGCTCAGTGACAGTGTATACCTGGGAGGGGAATGCAGCTAACATCAGCTGTGAGGTCCTGGCCCACCCCAGTGACGTGTCCATGCTCTGGCTGAGGGACGGGTTTCAGCTTCCCAACGCTAACATCACCAAAGCCAAGGTTTTCCAGAGCCCCACAGCCAGCTACCTGGAG gTCACTCCAGAGTCTGAGAATGACTTCGGGAGCTACAACTGTACTGCTGCCAATGAGATGGGCACAGAATCCAAGGAGTTTCTCCTCATTCAGGCTG atgTCCCGTCAGCCCCGTCCCTCGGGGGGGTGGAGCCGTTCTCCAGCTCAGCCAGGATGGAGTTCCAGGAGCCTGATGCCACAGGGGGTGTACCCGTCCTCCGGTACCGGGCTGAATGGAAGACTGTGGGCAGGGGCAGCTGGGTGCAGATGGTCTATGATGTCCAAGGAG GAGCTCTGAGTGAAATAACCATCACAGGCCTGAAGCCTGAGACCAACTATGAGGTGAAGATGTCAGCCATCAATGGCAAGGGAGAGGGTGAAACTAGCCCCGTTGTGGTCTTCAAGACAGAGCCTGTCc GTGAACCTGAACCGCCTAAGCTGGAGGGAACACTCCAAACAAAAGGCAACTCCCTCAAAGTCAACTGGCTCAAGCAGGACGATGGAGGCTCACCCATCACACACTACCTAGTCCGCTATAAACCA AAGCATCAGGCCGACTGGAAGCCAGAGATCCGGCTGCCCAGTGGCAGTGAGTATGTGGTTCTGAGCGGACTGGAGTGGAACACGGAGTACGATGTGTTTGTGGTGGCAGAGAACCAGCAGGGGAAGTCCCAACCTGGAACCCTGACCATCAGAACCTCTCCAGAACCCGCTGCCATCCCAG CAACCCAAGGCTGTTCGTCTGTGACATACACTCTGATCTCCCTCGTCATGTCCATAGTAGCTGTGTTGCTGCTCTCATAG
- the LOC118360651 gene encoding neural cell adhesion molecule 1 isoform X7 — translation MLHAKDIILALLLVGSTVCLEVEITPTQGEISVGESKFFLCEIVGVAKEIDWYSPSGERIEPNKPEITVTRNDESSSTLTLYKAGVDSAGTYKCLATNGDQSAEATVNVKFYQRITFKNAPSPQEFNEGDNANIVCDVISSPPPTIIWKHKGAKIQMEKDVRFKILPNNHLQIRGIKKTDEGSYTCEGRLMARGEIDLKIIRVIINVLPTIRVWQSEVNATAGVGQSAMLTCAADGYPEPMVTWARAGVLLESGDKYSFNKDGSEMTIMEVAKLDEGEYTCIAKNKAGESEQEVSLRVFVKPKITFLLNQSTSEMAEQVTLTCEASGDPTPTINWSFGLRPFTEGEQAHLNRIYQASWTRPEQHKSLDGNVVVRSDARVSSLTLKYAKFTDAGQYLCSARNAIGVDSQPAYLEVRYAPKIQGSVTVYTWEGNAANISCEVLAHPSDVSMLWLRDGFQLPNANITKAKVFQSPTASYLEVTPESENDFGSYNCTAANEMGTESKEFLLIQADVPSAPSLGGVEPFSSSARMEFQEPDATGGVPVLRYRAEWKTVGRGSWVQMVYDVQGGALSEITITGLKPETNYEVKMSAINGKGEGETSPVVVFKTEPVRYSYASEPEPPKLEGTLQTKGNSLKVNWLKQDDGGSPITHYLVRYKPKHQADWKPEIRLPSGSEYVVLSGLEWNTEYDVFVVAENQQGKSQPGTLTIRTSPEPAAIPATQGCSSVTYTLISLVMSIVAVLLLS, via the exons TTTGTCTGGAAGTGGAGATCACCCCCACCCAGGGAGAGATCAGTGTCGGAGAGTCCAAGTTCTTTCTGTGTGAAA TTGTTGGGGTAGCAAAGGAGATTGACTGGTATTCCCCGAGCGGGGAGAGGATAGAGCCCAACAAACCAGAGATCACCGTAACCCGAAACGACGAGTCTTCGTCCACGCTCACGCTCTACAAGGCCGGGGTGGACAGCGCTGGGACCTACAAGTGTCTGGCCACCAACGGAGACCAGTCAGCAGAAGCCACCGTCAACGTCAAGTTCTACC AAAGGATCACCTTCAAGAACGCCCCCTCCCCCCAAGAGTTCAATGAAGGGGACAACGCCAACATTGTCTGTGACGTCATCAGCTCCCCTCCCCCCACCATCATCTGGAAACACAAAGGAGCGAAGATTCAGATGGAGAAGGATG TCCGCTTTAAGATCCTGCCCAACAACCACCTGCAGATCCGAGGCATCAAAAAGACAGACGAGGGGTCGTACACCTGTGAGGGCCGCCTCATGGCCCGGGGAGAAATTGACCTCAAGATCATTAGGGTCATCATCAACG TGCTCCCTACCATCCGGGTGTGGCAGTCTGAGGTGAATGCCACAGCAGGCGTGGGCCAGTCTGCCATGTTGACCTGTGCTGCTGATGGATACCCAGAGCCCATGGTGACCTGGGCACG aGCCGGTGTTCTTCTGGAGTCAGGAGACAAGTACAGCTTTAATAAGGACGGTTCAGAGATGACCATCATGGAGGTAGCCAAGCTGGATGAGGGAGAGTACACCTGCATCGCTAAGAACAAGGCTGGGGAGAGCGAACAGGAAGTCAGCCTTAGAGTGTTTG TGAAACCTAAGATCACCTTCCTGCTGAACCAGAGCACGTCTGAGATGGCTGAGCAGGTGACTCTGACCTGTGAGGCGTCAGGGGACCCCACCCCCACCATCAACTGGAGCTTTGGCCTGCGCCCCTTCACTGAGGGAGAGCAG GCACATCTAAACAGGATCTATCAG GCCTCTTGGACTCGGCCCGAACAACACAAG AGTCTGGATGGGAACGTCGTAGTGAGGAGTGATGCTCGTGTGTCCTCCCTCACACTGAAGTACGCCAAGTTCACCGACGCTGGCCAGTACCTCTGCTCTGCACGCAACGCCATCGGAGTGGATTCTCAACCCGCCTACCTGGAAGTCCGCT ATGCTCCTAAGATCCAGGGCTCAGTGACAGTGTATACCTGGGAGGGGAATGCAGCTAACATCAGCTGTGAGGTCCTGGCCCACCCCAGTGACGTGTCCATGCTCTGGCTGAGGGACGGGTTTCAGCTTCCCAACGCTAACATCACCAAAGCCAAGGTTTTCCAGAGCCCCACAGCCAGCTACCTGGAG gTCACTCCAGAGTCTGAGAATGACTTCGGGAGCTACAACTGTACTGCTGCCAATGAGATGGGCACAGAATCCAAGGAGTTTCTCCTCATTCAGGCTG atgTCCCGTCAGCCCCGTCCCTCGGGGGGGTGGAGCCGTTCTCCAGCTCAGCCAGGATGGAGTTCCAGGAGCCTGATGCCACAGGGGGTGTACCCGTCCTCCGGTACCGGGCTGAATGGAAGACTGTGGGCAGGGGCAGCTGGGTGCAGATGGTCTATGATGTCCAAGGAG GAGCTCTGAGTGAAATAACCATCACAGGCCTGAAGCCTGAGACCAACTATGAGGTGAAGATGTCAGCCATCAATGGCAAGGGAGAGGGTGAAACTAGCCCCGTTGTGGTCTTCAAGACAGAGCCTGTCc GTTATTCTTACGCAA GTGAACCTGAACCGCCTAAGCTGGAGGGAACACTCCAAACAAAAGGCAACTCCCTCAAAGTCAACTGGCTCAAGCAGGACGATGGAGGCTCACCCATCACACACTACCTAGTCCGCTATAAACCA AAGCATCAGGCCGACTGGAAGCCAGAGATCCGGCTGCCCAGTGGCAGTGAGTATGTGGTTCTGAGCGGACTGGAGTGGAACACGGAGTACGATGTGTTTGTGGTGGCAGAGAACCAGCAGGGGAAGTCCCAACCTGGAACCCTGACCATCAGAACCTCTCCAGAACCCGCTGCCATCCCAG CAACCCAAGGCTGTTCGTCTGTGACATACACTCTGATCTCCCTCGTCATGTCCATAGTAGCTGTGTTGCTGCTCTCATAG